Part of the Aptenodytes patagonicus chromosome 2, bAptPat1.pri.cur, whole genome shotgun sequence genome, CTTTTAGTATGTGCACACCCGTAGTCCAGCTATTTTCTTGCTAATGTGCAAAGAACTAAACTGAAATGATATTAATTTGCTGGTCTGGTTGTTGGAGTCAAACTAGCAAAGCCATTTTTTTAACCTACTAATTTGAAACTCCTATTTAGGAGACTACTCCTTTTCTTGTTCTTGTTAGATCTTGTTCTGAAAAATCTGAGAATTTAACCAGAAAGCTTTATGTTCTACATATCACTTCCCAACATGTCACAGGCCTTTTTACTTCAGAAGGGTGAATATTTTCTTGTTCTCAGTATTACATTTTATGAAAAGTTGTCCTTAAATTTTTCTTGAGTTTGTCACAACTCTTTTGCTTCCATATCTATATAGATGACAAACCCTGCTATACAGAATGACTTCAGCTACTATAGAAGAACTCTGAGCCGTATGAGGATTAACAATGTCCCAGTAGGTAACCCTTGGATGAGATGAAATGTAATCTTAAACTACCACCTATCTTTTTCATGTACAGAACAActgtattcttttttccttctgttttataggcagagggagaaaatgaagtaaataatGAGTTGGCAAACAGAATGTCTTTATTTTACGCTGAAGCAACGCCAATGTTGAAAACCTTAAGTGATGCTACAACAAAGTTTGTGTCAGAGGTAAGAGTACAAATTTATGGCCTGGATAGTGTACTTCAAAGCACTGCAGGGCCAAACATCATTTTGGAACACAAAACTCTTCTACCAGTCTTAATCTGGCACCTAGAAATCAAAATTGTTTTTTGGAGCCTCAAGTATCTTTCTCCGATGTTGTAGAGGTTAGAGTAAGTTCAGCTAGCCATCTTGTGGATGTGTCGCAAAAAGTTAATGGATACCATTACAACATTGGTAGTGATAGCTTTCCTCAAGGAGGAAGGTAGGAGAGGTAAGTGTGTTGCCTGCATTTTGGTGGTGGTTTAGAgcagaaacttcagaaaattgAAAGGGAAACAGCTTGATTCTCTGTGCTTGAGATAAGGAACGGAATTGAAATgtagcttccttttctccttcccaagacacttttgttttgctgtgtaaAGTCAAGTATACTTACATTACTGAAGAAGAGTGGAGAAACCTGAACTGGAAAAGTATTCCAACATTTTAGCACATCCCTATTTATCCTTAACTACCTAAATAAATGTTAGTGGTAAAATCCAGTCACTACAAGTATTGTGCTTGTCTTCTGATAACTGTGATGATTTTTGTCTTACATGCAAAGAATGTAcactttttcttaataaaaaataattatacattACATGATTAATACAAAGATACgtttgtctttttaaatatttttcctaagtTCTGCTTTACACTTGAAATGCCTTGAGAAAAATGGCCTCTTGCTTTACATTTCTGAGATGTTTGTCTGCAACAATTTAAAGTCTTACTATTACAGCAGATGTGTGTATTTGGCTATaaaaatttctgtctttaaaagaatCACCTAACCTGCTCTTTAAAACTTCCCAAAAGTCAATAGTGTCAGTGGTGTACTTCTTGAActacaaacaagcaagcaaaacccATGTGGTAGACTTTGCTCTGTAAGTCGCTAATCTGTattgtaacatttttaaaaaccagTGTGAGGCTAGCCTCACATACCATAGTTGTGTTGAAGTTTTTAATTCCTCCACATTGTCATGCCAACCGATCACCAATTTGGTTTAGGTTTTGTAGTATAATATCTCACAATAATTGAGTTAGAAACTGTTTATCTTCTTCTGCAGAATAAAAATTTACCGATAGAGAATACTACAGATTGCTTAAGCACCATGGCTAGTGTGTGCAGGGTCATGCTGGAAACCCCGTGAGTACAAACAGTGCTTGTATTGTGTATCAGTCATCTCTGTATTTAAGACATGACTTGTGAAGTATGAGGTGAAAGAAATATAATGGGGGTAATTAGGAGCtatggtgttttctttttaccaACTTAGTTGTTTACCTTGACATGAAACTAACTTGTCTCATTTTGCTAGCCATGCAAATCATGCGGTCTACTTTTCTGaacatattaatatttaaaaataggatGGCCATGAAAGCTAGACAGCCTCTTGGCACTCTTTATAAATGGTTTTCTCATGTATAATTCAGGAAAATATACTATTTGAGCATGACTGCCTAGGGCCTCTTGAAAGAGGGGTTATGGGCAATGTGTTGGATGGTACCTCCTTGCGAGTTGGCTTGGCTGATGGCTGTAACAAAATTACAGCGTCCCTGTATGGGGAATTACGAGATAACTTTTAGGCATGAAGGCAGTCTGTTGTCTATTGTAAATTTGAGAGGCACTGGGAGTATGAACAAAAAGTCAAACTAAACCTTGGGGTTTTACCTGTTTCTTCTGGGTTCTAAATAGTTTCCCATTGGTAAAATTACTCAGGCATGAAGTATGTCTTTTTAAATAAGTTTCTGTCCAAATACCGCAGTACACTTGTTCTGGAGCACACTAAGAGCTCCAAACACTTACATTCTTACTCTTCTTAGGAATGGTCTGTCCCATTCAAGACAGTAGTTAAGCATCGTTCATTAAGCTTGCTTTttttgccccccaccccccaccccctttttttttttcctgagtcagaAGTTCGGGTTGCATGTATATTAGAGGGTGGCAGGGAAAGGGTAGGAAGCATTGAAAGCAAAGTTAGTATGtattgttttaatctttttttttcggGGAGGGGGGAACCAACCTGAAATGGCATAGCAGCAGGGCGCTATTTTAGGTTTGAGAATCTTTGTTAATCTCCAGATAACTCCTAAGCAGCGGTCTGACTTGTAGGCAGgttattgaaaggaaaaaagaaaagtcttagaAGTTTGTGGGGTTggtgggtttggggatttttgtttgttttgtttttttccctgaggatTTATAGtaggatttttctctttaatcttATTTTGGGCATTGCTAGTATGTACTCTTGTCTCGTGCTTGATAGATAATaatctgtgtttttaaattaCAGTGAATATAGAAGCAGGTTTACAAATGAGGAAACAGTATCATTCTGTCTGAGGGTAATGGTGGGTGTCATCATACTCTATGACCACGTGCATCCAGTGGGCGCTTTTGCCAAAACTTCAAAAATTGATGTAAGTTTATTGTTACTAAATACTCTTTTGAGTATTTAAATTGTGTAGGCTCCTTTTCTGTCCTCCAGGTTCTAGTAGCAGATGTACACTGTGGATTGATGCTAAATGGATAGCAGTAGCTGTTAGCAAACCATATACATAAGTAGTGAGAAATATAAACTAGGCCTTCAGACACATAAATGGTCACTGTTAGGTcatgaaaaatctgttttgatgcAATTCAGGTAGTGTCTTGAAATACTTGTAAACAGTGGTTGTGTTGAAACATCCAAATCAGAATGACTGGAAATAACGGCATCTAGCTTGTTCCTCACTGTCTGGTAAAAGCTAGGTTCATCATCCACCAGTCTTCAAGTCTTTAACTTTCTGCTGTTGTTTGATAGTAAGTCTATGGAATACATGCTGGTACTGTATGCTGCTTCGTGGTTGTTTGAAATGGATTATTATCCCATTGTATTAGCTACAGAGTTTGTCATTATTTCACTGGCTGAATGTAATCATTCTTAATGGATTTATGATAAACAAAAATTTTTGTTTACTGTTCCTTTTTTAAGGTCGATAAAAGAGAGCTTGACATCAAAGTTGCATTGTCTAAAGATATGCAGATTTTTAAGTAGCTAAGCCATTCTGTCATAGGAAAATGTAATACTGAAAGCTAAATTCCTTTCTAATATCGAgaaaactgcaattttaaaatacttttttttctctgacaaacTGAACGTAAAACACTTCTGTAAACTTGGAAGCATGAAAATTTCATTAGCATGAAAAAAACTGTATAATGTTTTTAACTTCTAGATGAAAGGATGCATCAAAGTTCTTAAAGACCAGCCTCCTAACAGTGTAGAAGGCCTTCTAAATGCTCTCAGGTACTcttattcttttatttgaaatattgtTATGTGAGTTTTCATAAATTGTCCGGGGCATTTCCTTCAGCAGCGAAGTATTCGGTCAGTGTTACAGGTAAAAGGTGAATGCGGTTATTGCAGGCTTCTTTTCCAATGTGTCTTGAGACAGGAATACATGAAGGAGCTACTGTGTTTTAAAAGCGAGGTTGTAAACTTGCAGTTGTTCATTCTAAGATAACATTTTGCATACTTTAACTGCATGCAGGTTAAGAATGAGTCTGTAGAGGTAGGCGTGACAGAGTAGACATTGTACCTGAAGTTAAAACTGATGACAAAATATAATGCATACTAAATGCTAACTAGAAGTTAACTGTGATCACATCTACTGACCAAGCAAGCAAATGAGCAGCTGCAGCATGCGCAGTGACTTGTGCCAGCTTACCAGAGAAACGGCTGAATTAGTTTGCATTGACCATATCCTCAGCTGTGTGTGGTTTGACCATGGcttaatgattttatttattagtagtagtagtagaatGTAAGAGTAGTTTCATGTGATTTCTGTGTTTCGCAGATAGCTTCAGACATGTAAGGCAGATAGTTTTTTGGTATGTAACTAGAAATTGTTCCTCTTTCACAAAGTATTTATAGAGAGATACTTAAGGCAAGAGTCTCAATGTTTTTACTGTAGAATAGACGAGACAAAAAGTTGCCACATTAATTGGAGaggtaaagaaaaattaataattctgtgtAAAAACCTAAAAACTGCTAATTTGGCTCATAAGGCTGTATCTGTAGTGAGTAACATGTTCTTCATGTGGGTGTCCAGCATCAGAGGAGTGGCAAGAAGTGCCAAAATGTGATAGGTAGATGAAGGCTTTGTTCTTCTCCTTACTTGAAAAAGTATCATATTACTTTGGTAACAGTTAACTGTAACTGGGTATTGTTATTCATGCACCCATTTTGAAATGTGGAAGCTTTAGTTTGTCTTCCCTGAAAGTGTGcagtttactttgtttttcttatctGTAGTGAAACCGCTTTAATTTCATTTGCCCTCTTTTTTTGTGTTAAGATATGGTAAGAAGTGAAATAATGTGGTATTGTAAGTGGTTTCACTTGCAAAGTTTTTTCAGATTattagctaaagaaaaaaaaaattgggcttAATTTGAGACTTCATGTTGAGTATTTCCATGCCTAAATAATTTTGTTATTCCTCTCTGAACCTCCTGTATGTCATCAGTCTTTGAGATAGCGATTAGTAAAAACACAAGCTTACGGAGGGAAAATGCTgtattagcatttattttctgaCGAATTTATTGTGATTGCAGCTGCAAATGAACACCAATCTTTACTGGTACCCCATTTTTCCCCATCGTGGTTGACACTATTAAAGTACATGGAAAATGTAGTTCAGGTTCTCACTCTGTTGTGCGTTATTTTGTGGTTAGTAGTGTAAATTCAGTCTGTGCTGTCATGCTGACCTTTCACCACACCAGCCCATTTCATGCATATGTACTTTATCAGTCCTGGTTTCATACATTTGATTACTCGTTTGGGTAGgatatttaaatcttttcttaacatACATTTGGAATTGTTAGAAGAAGATGCAGAGGtgagctgctctgtgtgtgtggtgAAAGCAGATTCAAGATGATGTCATGAGAAATTAAGTCCAAATCTAAGTCTTTGATTCTGGAGGAGTGTTAGGAGGTCTTGTGTTTTCTCGAGAGATAGATAATGTGTCTTAAAAGCAAATGGAAGGCGGTACGGATTTTGGAGGGACATCATCTGTTTATAATTTGAAATTCATACAAGTATTGTAATCGCATTCAGCTTTTTACATGGGCAGAATACTAAGTGCAGTAACTTCTCAGGATTTTAGAAAACCTTAGGCCTCTTGTTTCTGGAAAGTATAAATTACCAAAAAGTGCTGAAATCTGTATTGATAttaatttccaaaacaaaaagtcATTGTATATTCTTCAAGCGAACAACTAAAATATCACTGCAGTTGAGGATAACAATGAAAGTGCTAATTTAACATGTTAAATTTAAACTACAGAATAagttttttacttgcttttagaTTACAGTTGGGGAAAGATGATCAAGGAAATTAATCGTACAAAGAAGCCAGCACTGAGGATATacagtgctttcttttaaaataagagatgACTAAGTTTTTTGTAGTGATTTAAAAATGTGCTGATGTCCTGGAGAACTTGAAGGGCAAAGGGGCTGGAATAAACACCTGTGTGTACTCTTCAGTTTTAGCACAGTTACTTAACTAAACGGGAAATTAGGCTGAAAAGCTATTAAATCCATTCTCATTGAGGGATCTTAGAAAGGTTTGGTCTctggaagttttgaagaaaagtttCTGAAGCTATGTTTTATTTGAAGATGTTTCCCACGGACAGAGACCTCAGAGTCAGTCTTATTGTTAATTACCTATCACAAGTGGTAATGTGAGTTTACTATGAAATGGCCTATGAGCATGAAAGCCAAGATCCAGCTCAGGCTTCTTTTTAACTCCCCTTGGTGCAAGGCTGTTGGGTTATAGTTCCGATTTGATAATAGCATTTACTGATCCGAATGTCCGATTTGTGTACTTGGTAACCGCGGAGTGGGTGATGATCAGTGGCTGAGGGTTTTACTCTGGTGCAGTCAGGTTGAGCCGTAAACAAAGAAATTACGTTTCTGTTAAGCCAAAGTAAAATAGCATCTATGCTCTTCTcaacttgatttttatttctgtgtttaggTACACAACAAAGCATTTGAATGATGAGACTACCTCCAAGCAAATTAAATCCATGTTGCAATAACAATTACCTGGAATTCACACCTGCTGTAGACAGTATTCTGCAATGACTGAGatgcacagatttctttttctagtgATTGCAACTACTATCTCATTcattcttgctttttattttctctcttcctgtttaccctttttttttaatcactttcttGTTCTTAAGTAAGCTCAGACTTCTTTTCTGTGCCAAATCAATGAAAATTATCAATTCTGGAAAGTATTTCTACTTTTCAGAATAGCCATCCTAAGTGGCAGCTAATTATGCGTTGCATTTGGATTTCTCTGTACTGGGGAAAGATTTGTGACttgaactaaatatttttaaacttgtggtttttttcttttttgaaaaactAATATTTAATATTGCTTCTTCTGCATGGCAAGACTGCCTActtctgctatttaaaaatccCTTGATGACTTCATTTTCTATTGCAGCTTATTTTCATGTGCAACCATGaggaaattaaaagcagattTGTTTAAATTAACTGTGTTTGTACAAAATGGTACCCAAcacaaaggtttttttaaatgagtaaaaactgttttgtttaaaagttacGTTTGCATTTTGACTCATTTTTGTAAGAATGTATGTTGTATGTTTAACCTTTAATAACTAATGTTAAACTGTGGTGTGTGCGTAGCAAAATTACGTATGCATGTTCATGTCAAATGATTGGCTGTGGATAAGATAATAaaatcagctttcatttttctaagTGTGGCTTGATTTACCAGTATTTTGAGTGAGATGTCTTCGTGCTCTTTggatttttacaaaaaaataaatttataaattttatatagTGAAAACTCTGCTGTTTCATTACCAGTAACCACTAGCCTAATCCACTGATTTAAGCCTAGCGTGTTTCAGGGTTCTTGCTCTCTGCTCCGTGCTGCTTCTCTGTCCCCAGAAATACTACTGGTACAGCGTTCAGGGGGAAGAACTTTGTGCAATCCATATAGATCCCAGTGGACGTTGCTGAAGAACCTGCATCTTGGCTACCTGTGTTGATGTCTCAGTACAGTCATCAGAAATGATGTTCCAGATTAGGCTGCCGGTTTGGCTCTTTCCGTACAAATGGCGGGGAGATTAACTTCCCTCGCTCTATGCTGGTGTATACTCTTGTGGATCTAGATACTTTGAGCTGTGTGTAAAATCTGAATCATCTTAGCATACTAAATAATATTTCCTGCTTGGCTAGCATTTTATCGCAACAAGTGTTAAGCTTTGATAGGTTGgtgaagaaaataaagcttttttgggaggggaggaattGAAGGGGAAAACAAGAATTGAGAATTACTAGAAAGAACATCTCTGGGGAATGGCGCATTTTGCATTGACGGGCAAACATTAGTGCACTTCATGTGTGTGGCACTGTTGTGATTATGCCTAAAATGAGCTCTCCATGTTCTGGAAAGGAGATTTGAAACCTGCAGGCGAGCCTGAACACCCTCAGCTTTATTTGCTGGACAAATAATACTTTGTAACTTTACATGGCACGCTAGCTCCAAATACAACATACCAGTGTGACCATGCTGGATTTCTTGTGGACACCCCTTCTGCACCATCAGGAAAGATTCtcctttttatcttttgtttgtttggttttggaaatAAGAGATCTGCAATATTTTAAATCACGACACTTGAGGAAGAGTTCAAAGGAGGTACAAGTGTATGTTGCTGGTACCTGTACATCTTTCTTTGTTAGGCAGGgtaatacttttctttcctgctaatGATGCTTAGCAGAGGTCCCTGCTACAGAGAAAGCCGACCATGTGCTATGCTGGCTTCAGGAATAAAACACTCTTGCTTTGACATGATACTGCTCTCTAATCCTTTTGGCAGCATCACAGTTGAATCCAGCCGAGAAAGGACAAAACTTGAtttgtttttggtggttttttttaaagaaaaaaaaaatctttcccagaaTTGTATGAATGTTACAAACTGTATACAGCCAACCATTCTGCATGTATCTGAAAGGGTAACTGTCCTCATGAGTTCATTAcccctaggaaaaaaataatttcaactcAGCCTTGTTACTGTGAATGCAGTTATCGAATAATAATCACAGGAGGGGCAAATCATACTCCTGTccagtgttatttttctttgtctgcctCAATGGCTGTTGACTAAAACAGCACAACTTCTTCAGTCCACTGTTTTGgacagcttttcctttctgctgccctgccaatatctttgcttttaaacattGTTGTTCTTGTGGTCTGAGAATAATTggagctttccttttttttttcctccggcATTTGTGTTCTGTAGTTTCTCTGTGTACGCAGCTGGAAAAGGAGATGAGAGCTGGCTTGCTTTTGAGTTGGCTGGCCCGCAACTTTGCAAGCTTCCTTACTCGTGAGCTTTCCAAGAGGCGAAAACAGGCTTTCCAGTGCATCAGGCATCAGCTGTTTGCATTTTTGAACTGGAACTGCTGTGTGTTCGCTGCTCAAGCTTTGGTGCTTGTTCCTTGCAAAACCACTCTTTAatcttctccctctctctgttttaATTCTTCTCTTGTCTGTGGTAGTGGACAGAAGAGTAGCTGGCAGGCTCGGCACTAAGTATTGCCCACTAAACAGCTTTTATGTAAGTTTTGGGGGAAAATTGCTCACTTTGGGTGGCACCACCCTGGCATATGTGATAGCTTGGAGTCTTGGGGTACTGGGCTGGGTGGCACTCAATGGTTTAAATAAATGCTCAAAGTAGCCATCCTGCCTCTGCTGTGAGCTGGCATAACCACCCTGTAGCTGTTGTGGGTGGAAGGCTTTCTCCTCGTGATGCTGTGTCTGAGTGCAAACGCTGTTGCTGCTTTCTTATGGGCCTCAAATTCTGGGTGCAGGTGTGTCTCTGGGGGAAGTGGGTCCACAGTGGCTTGTGCGATGCATGTCACCATTCATAGATGGTAAAGTGGCTGCATAGCTTCACTTCTGATCACGGGGCTAATAGTGTGTGCCACCCCACAAgccctggattttttttctgcagttctttaGTACCAGCCTGCTCATATAATACTGATTTGGTTCTTAAAATTTCACGTAAAAAGTACACAAATTATGGAAATGGTTCTCCTAAAAAATTATCCTTTCCTGTCTGTACCTTCTGCTTATAAACCACATCAGGATTTCACTTTCCCAGGAGTGCTACCTATTTCCTAGTAGTTTTATTATGGCTGGAGCAGGAGATCCCGAAATGGCTTGTTGCAGGTGGACTTGAAACGTTCCCAGGCAAACATCTTGCTCTGGATGTACCGTCCTCTGGCTGCTCTCTCCTGGCTCGCAAAGCCAATGCCAGTGTGTCTTCTGCAGCGGGGATGTGGTGACTTCAGGCTGTTGCTTCACTGAAAGGATGCTCATCCTCCTTTTCTTCGGGTTTTCTAAACTTAATGTTGTCTTTCTGTCCCTGAAATGATTTAACACCtgtgaaataaatgtaaacaatTAACAAGGAGTAGTTTGTGCAGTCGCTGTGAGTTTATAGTTAGTTGTGGCATTTCAAAAGTGCGTCTGTGTGGGAACTCACTGCGATGTTTACTGGGCGCTGCAGACGTGTACTAACAAGTCTTGCTTGAGGCAGGAGGTATCCTTGAGGCGGCCCTTCCTGGCTGTGGTGATGGGGTTACTTGTTTCTCAAAATTTTGAGAAATGCCTCTTCGTGAGGCAGCTTCTTTTATCAAAATAGAGAACTAGCTCTGAATTACCAGGCTGTttgctcttgctctttcttttggtctttttaCTGgcctaagcaatttttttttttcactttttcctaaGTCGGTGTACTGTCTGCTGGCTCATCAATAGCAGCAGCTCTCCATCTGGGGGCAGTGAAGCAAGGACTAAAGCAATCCCAGTATAAAGTTCATGCTACCAATTTGCATATGAATTTTGTAATGAATTGCTATCACAtgggatattttaaaaactggatGATTGCATCCAACTTGGTGCCCTGGATCTGGCTTTGCTTCCCCCTTCAGTGCTAATGATCCTTTCAGGTTGGTCTCATCCTTCTGTTTTATTACCACGATGATACAAGGGTGCCTGGACAGGCTTATCGCTTCTGTCAAAGTTACGGCACAAGAAGGGCTGTACCTGGTGAGCAAATCTAGCCAGGTATAATCTCACCCTGTCTCTTGAATCTGAGCAATGTTCTGGTCCCTTTTTGTTGCGGCTGTAGTAGTGTGAAGTGGGTGTTTGTGGAGTTGTATGGGGCAGAGATGAAGTCATCTAGTTACTGTGGGGATGTTACAAGACTTGGGCAAGTGGTAGAATAAAGATTCCGAGTGCTATAATTATTTCACCAGTAAATGCTTGAGTGCATAGTAGGCTGGTAGCAAGTTACACGGACAAGTTACGGTGTGTTACGAACATGCTTACTGAGGTTGCCCTTGTGTGCGAATGGTCTTGGAGCTCCTGGGGCCATGCTTACTTGCAGCCTTTCCTTGGCTGCCCTGCTCAGTCATGTCTACGTGTTTCACAGTTACAGCTTCACGCAAGtcccttcatttttccttttgaaaagcatTCCTCTAATATATATGGAAACACGTTGGTGCTGTCTGTTATCTTCCATGTGCTGCTATGATTAGGAGTGATTGAGGACAGTCCTAGGATGGCTCCTCTGACCTCAGTTTGTGCAACAGGAGTTGGAGAAGTTCAGGTGGTGTATTTGTCTTCTCCCCCGTAGCAGTCTGCTGTGAACTACAGCAGTCTGCTACCCCCTGCAGGCTCCTGCCCTGGGGACCTACGTTCTCTGCTCACGCTTGAGCCTTATCCAGAAGCCAAGATGTTGCTGCGGGGGTCAGAGGTGTCTGATAAATGAGGTGAGAAGTTACAAGCACCTGGTGACCATGATGATGAAGTGGGACACTGGAGAGCTGTGTCCTCTACTGGCTCCTGCCATGGGGTTCCTTGTTAGTGATGGCAAATCCCTTTTGATCCCAAGGTCTCCAGAGGGGTGTCTCTGCGCATTCTCCCCTTCCTCACCATCCAGGCCGTATCACTGGTGTCCCTATCTGCAGCAGCATGGAGAGCTCCTGCTGCAGGTGACATCTATATGTCCTTATGGCTTTGTTTCTTGCTGGTAACCATGTACACCATGAACTgactgaggcagagaagaggTGGCCTCTATAGTCATGGGAGTCTAAGACAACCCCAAGTCAGAGCTGGCCTGGCAAGAGCTTGTATGTGGCCTGATCTGTGGCCCATCTTTTCCTTGGATGCAAGCAAGGAAGAAACTGAGCTACTTATTTTATCCTGGCTCCCCATCTTCCTGCATTGTGTGATTTCACAGATGCCCATTGTGTCAAAGTGATGCTTGAACGTTGGCTAAATGACGGGCCGGTGTCCAGGCTTGGGAAAGGAGTATGTGCACACATCCAGCTCATCCCATGCGGCTGGAAACACACCCATCATGTGAAGGGGCACATGAGACATGCATCCGATTGCAGGGTGGAGGGAGATGTTGCAGTATAA contains:
- the CYRIB gene encoding CYFIP-related Rac1 interactor B isoform X1, whose amino-acid sequence is MGNLLKVLTCTDLEQGPNFFLDFENAQPTESEKEIYNQVNVVLKDAEGILEDLQSYRGAGHEIREAIQHPNDEKLQEKAWGAVVPLVGKLKKFYEFSQRLEAGLRGLLGALTSTPYSPTQHLEREQALAKQFAEILHFTLRFDELKMTNPAIQNDFSYYRRTLSRMRINNVPAEGENEVNNELANRMSLFYAEATPMLKTLSDATTKFVSENKNLPIENTTDCLSTMASVCRVMLETPEYRSRFTNEETVSFCLRVMVGVIILYDHVHPVGAFAKTSKIDMKGCIKVLKDQPPNSVEGLLNALRYTTKHLNDETTSKQIKSMLQ
- the CYRIB gene encoding CYFIP-related Rac1 interactor B isoform X2, with the translated sequence MGNLIKVLTRDIDHNAAHFFLDFENAQPTESEKEIYNQVNVVLKDAEGILEDLQSYRGAGHEIREAIQHPNDEKLQEKAWGAVVPLVGKLKKFYEFSQRLEAGLRGLLGALTSTPYSPTQHLEREQALAKQFAEILHFTLRFDELKMTNPAIQNDFSYYRRTLSRMRINNVPAEGENEVNNELANRMSLFYAEATPMLKTLSDATTKFVSENKNLPIENTTDCLSTMASVCRVMLETPEYRSRFTNEETVSFCLRVMVGVIILYDHVHPVGAFAKTSKIDMKGCIKVLKDQPPNSVEGLLNALRYTTKHLNDETTSKQIKSMLQ